The Pseudomonas extremaustralis genome contains a region encoding:
- a CDS encoding BatD family protein: MSRRTTLLFLLALSAGHAQAANLVASVDRDRLNSGETVELTVESTDVTQFGKPDLSPLDAQFEVSGTRQLNQLTTLGGDNHATTRWIITLLPKENGTVVIPPLQVGEYKTQPISLQVLETASQDTSAELAPVFIEANLDQTSVYVQAQALLTVRVYHSVSLYDDSSLTPLQIPDARVEQLGESRTYEKVINSIRHGVIETRYAIYPQHSGALEIPAQTFSATLVESRPPQENTLQGTKPGKLIHVSSAPLALTVKPKPAQYPADTPWLPARSLTLSESWNPEPEHVQVGDSLTRSLTLKAEGLSSAQLPVLASPDIAGLRRYPDQPVLGNQSNDRGLTGSREDREALVPIRVGALELPAVEVVWWNTYEDHLERTSLAARNLQVAVNPSLVVDTPATPTIITAPDDSRLWLWQLSTLVLACTTLLGFGLWWRARRQPAVQRAIQTGPSPRTLLDDLKRAAQANDPQATRQALDAWARQQPETLADMAARFVPLSDALDGLNGALYSESGHYWLGEDLWRAIKAIPMAEREQDPTADSTSLPPLYPK; this comes from the coding sequence ATGAGCCGCCGCACCACCCTACTGTTCCTGCTCGCGTTATCGGCAGGCCACGCCCAGGCGGCGAACCTGGTCGCCAGTGTCGACCGCGACCGCCTCAATTCCGGGGAAACGGTGGAACTGACGGTGGAATCCACCGACGTCACCCAATTCGGCAAGCCCGACCTGTCGCCCCTGGATGCACAGTTCGAAGTCAGCGGCACACGCCAGCTCAACCAGCTCACCACCCTGGGCGGCGACAACCACGCGACCACGCGCTGGATCATCACCCTGCTGCCCAAGGAAAACGGCACCGTGGTCATCCCGCCCCTGCAAGTGGGCGAGTACAAGACCCAGCCGATCAGCCTGCAAGTGCTGGAAACCGCCAGCCAGGACACCAGCGCGGAACTGGCCCCGGTGTTCATCGAAGCCAACCTCGACCAGACCAGCGTGTACGTGCAGGCCCAGGCGCTGCTGACCGTGCGCGTGTACCACTCGGTGTCGCTGTATGACGACAGCAGCCTCACGCCGTTGCAGATTCCCGATGCCCGCGTGGAACAGCTGGGCGAGTCGCGCACCTACGAGAAGGTGATCAACAGCATTCGCCATGGCGTGATCGAAACCCGCTACGCGATCTATCCGCAGCACAGCGGAGCCCTGGAGATTCCGGCGCAGACCTTTAGCGCGACCCTGGTGGAATCGCGTCCGCCCCAGGAAAACACCTTGCAAGGCACCAAGCCCGGCAAGTTGATTCATGTGAGTTCGGCGCCACTGGCGTTGACGGTCAAGCCCAAGCCGGCGCAGTACCCCGCCGACACGCCGTGGTTGCCGGCGCGCAGCCTCACCCTCTCGGAAAGCTGGAACCCAGAACCCGAGCACGTACAGGTCGGCGACTCCCTGACCCGCAGCCTCACGCTCAAGGCCGAAGGCTTGTCCAGCGCGCAACTGCCGGTCCTGGCCAGCCCCGACATCGCCGGCCTGCGCCGTTATCCGGACCAACCGGTGCTCGGCAACCAAAGCAACGACCGCGGCCTGACCGGCAGCCGCGAAGACCGCGAAGCCCTGGTGCCCATCCGCGTCGGCGCGCTTGAGCTGCCTGCGGTAGAAGTGGTGTGGTGGAACACCTACGAAGACCATCTGGAACGCACCAGCCTCGCGGCCCGCAACCTGCAGGTGGCGGTCAACCCGAGCCTGGTGGTGGACACCCCCGCCACACCCACCATCATCACCGCCCCCGACGACAGCCGCCTATGGTTGTGGCAATTGAGCACTTTGGTCCTGGCCTGCACCACCCTGCTCGGCTTCGGCCTGTGGTGGCGTGCCCGCCGCCAACCGGCCGTGCAGCGCGCCATCCAAACCGGCCCGAGCCCGCGCACCTTGCTCGATGACCTCAAGCGCGCCGCCCAGGCCAACGACCCCCAGGCCACCCGCCAGGCCCTCGACGCCTGGGCCCGCCAGCAGCCCGAAACCCTGGCGGACATGGCGGCGCGCTTTGTGCCGCTGTCCGATGCCCTCGATGGCCTCAACGGCGCGCTGTACAGCGAGAGCGGCCACTACTGGCTGGGCGAAGACCTGTGGCGCGCGATAAAAGCCATTCCGATGGCTGAACGCGAACAGGACCCGACGGCCGACTCCACCAGCCTGCCGCCGCTGTACCCGAAATGA
- a CDS encoding AAA family ATPase: protein MKILAIRLKNLASLAGPFEIDFTAEPLASAGLFAITGPTGAGKSTLLDALCLALFGAVPRLGDTGQAKMPDADSDISIGDPRTLIRRGTGGGYAEVDFVGVSGRRYRARWEANRARDKASGKLQNSRQSLIDLDSDQLLASQKTEYKTQLELALGLNFEQFTRAVLLAQSEFSAFLKANDNERSELLEKLTDTALYTQLGRRAFDKAKEARDAHKLLQDQATGVVPLAAEARAELDQQLDAAQQQLKAQQAQLKQLELQHTWLKELREWQDRQLSATEDLHRAQAEWDSQAAQRQDLSHLEHLAPQRHAFARQAELHTVLTPLAAQIQAHIAQQAELQTRQAQLQQQQAEAQAALIDAQQRQAAAAPLLRQAFDAQNTLAHLTDNLGKREAEKQLAETACTEGQAHLNGLLDTQKHVDERLQRLAAELERTVFLAPLSEGWSFQRERLQQLMVIGNRLKKGQEELPQLEQRANRLAEKWTEQRNALDLLYHEAGAEPHAVAEQIQLLGGLLQDNRKQQRGLEDLARLWDSHQQLDAQGQSLGERLVAAQQQREQLIQVGLKSKTELATAEQTLAVTKQLLERQRHARSESVEELRAQLQDDQPCPVCGSHEHPYHQPQALLNSLGRHDAHEEATAQQAVDDLNRKLSELRGDLGGVNAQIKEFLSQQEQLAAKQRSSASELEAQPLSATLFNHDADKRSAWLTQQLSQLNQSIGQDEQRQSALLNLQKNAGQLQQQLQAAQDASQQARQQLIDQQRELANDRERLDEELNGFTSLVPGETLEGLRNDPANTFLQLDQHVSQRLEQLDHQREEQLEQQQRQQAIDKEQDRQQHRQQQRDVLQQQYNELATQQQAAQEKLAALVGEHGNAEHWQQQLEQAVEQSRQSESDANQQLQQTRDALVQLAADLKAQQERQQALQAEQQSLDARLNDWRALHPELDDAGLNRLLAFDDAQVSALRQQLQHSEKAVEQAKVRLQEREQHLAEHQALHNGNLEAEQLDATLAALNQQLADSEKHCAELRARQAEDQRRQDANHALDVQIAKAYEEWQRWGRLNALIGSASGDTFRKIAQAYNLDLLVHHANVQLRQLVRRYRLKRGGSMLGLLVLDTEMGDELRSVHSLSGGETFLVSLALALGLASMASSTLKIESLFIDEGFGSLDPESLQLAMDALDGLQAQGRKVAVISHVQEMHERIPVQIQVKRQGNGLSTLEVK, encoded by the coding sequence ATGAAGATCCTTGCCATCCGCTTGAAAAACCTCGCGTCCCTGGCCGGCCCGTTCGAGATCGACTTCACCGCCGAACCCCTGGCCAGCGCCGGCTTGTTTGCGATTACCGGGCCGACCGGCGCCGGCAAAAGTACCTTGCTCGATGCGCTGTGCCTGGCGTTGTTTGGCGCGGTGCCACGCCTGGGGGATACCGGCCAGGCGAAGATGCCCGACGCCGATAGCGATATTTCCATCGGTGACCCGCGCACCCTGATCCGTCGCGGCACCGGCGGCGGCTATGCCGAGGTGGATTTCGTCGGGGTCAGCGGCCGCCGCTACCGCGCGCGCTGGGAAGCCAATCGCGCTCGCGACAAGGCCAGCGGCAAGTTGCAGAACAGCCGGCAAAGCCTGATCGACCTGGACAGCGACCAACTGCTGGCCAGCCAGAAAACCGAATACAAAACCCAGCTGGAACTGGCCCTGGGCCTGAATTTCGAGCAGTTCACCCGTGCCGTGTTGCTGGCGCAAAGCGAGTTCAGTGCGTTTCTCAAGGCCAACGACAACGAACGCAGCGAACTGCTGGAAAAACTCACCGACACCGCGCTCTATACCCAGCTCGGGCGTCGTGCGTTCGACAAGGCCAAGGAGGCCAGGGACGCGCACAAACTCCTGCAGGACCAGGCCACCGGCGTGGTGCCCCTGGCCGCTGAAGCCCGCGCCGAACTGGACCAGCAATTGGACGCGGCCCAGCAGCAGCTCAAGGCCCAGCAAGCCCAGCTCAAACAGTTGGAGCTACAACACACCTGGCTCAAGGAACTGCGCGAATGGCAGGACCGCCAACTCAGCGCAACCGAAGACCTGCACCGCGCCCAAGCCGAGTGGGACAGCCAGGCCGCGCAACGCCAGGACCTGAGCCACCTGGAACACCTGGCACCGCAACGCCATGCCTTTGCGCGCCAGGCCGAACTGCACACCGTGCTCACGCCGTTGGCCGCACAGATCCAGGCGCACATCGCGCAACAGGCCGAGCTGCAAACCCGCCAGGCGCAACTGCAACAACAGCAGGCCGAGGCCCAGGCCGCGCTGATTGATGCGCAGCAACGCCAGGCCGCCGCCGCACCGCTGCTACGCCAGGCCTTCGATGCGCAAAACACCCTCGCCCACCTGACCGACAACCTGGGCAAACGCGAAGCGGAAAAGCAGCTGGCTGAAACGGCCTGTACTGAAGGCCAAGCCCACCTGAATGGCTTGCTCGACACGCAAAAACATGTCGACGAACGCCTGCAACGCCTGGCCGCCGAACTTGAGCGCACGGTGTTTTTGGCGCCGTTGAGTGAGGGTTGGAGCTTCCAGCGCGAGCGTCTGCAACAGTTGATGGTGATCGGCAACCGCCTGAAAAAAGGCCAGGAAGAACTGCCGCAACTGGAACAACGCGCCAATCGTCTCGCTGAAAAATGGACAGAACAACGCAACGCCCTTGACCTGCTTTACCACGAAGCCGGCGCCGAGCCCCATGCCGTCGCCGAGCAGATCCAATTGCTCGGTGGCCTGCTGCAAGACAACCGCAAACAGCAGCGTGGCCTTGAAGACCTGGCGCGGCTGTGGGACAGCCATCAGCAGTTGGACGCCCAGGGCCAATCGCTGGGCGAAAGGCTCGTGGCGGCACAACAGCAGCGAGAACAGCTGATTCAAGTCGGGCTCAAATCCAAGACTGAACTGGCAACCGCCGAGCAAACCCTAGCGGTGACCAAGCAATTGCTCGAGCGCCAGCGCCACGCGCGCAGCGAGAGCGTTGAAGAACTGCGTGCCCAGCTTCAGGACGACCAGCCCTGCCCGGTTTGCGGCAGTCATGAGCATCCCTACCATCAGCCGCAAGCCCTGCTGAACAGTTTGGGACGCCATGATGCGCACGAAGAAGCGACAGCGCAGCAAGCCGTCGACGATCTCAACCGCAAACTCAGTGAGTTGCGCGGCGATCTGGGCGGCGTCAATGCCCAGATCAAAGAGTTCCTGAGCCAGCAGGAGCAGCTCGCGGCCAAACAACGCAGCTCGGCGTCGGAGCTTGAAGCCCAGCCGCTGTCCGCCACGCTGTTCAACCACGATGCCGACAAGCGCAGTGCCTGGCTGACCCAGCAATTGAGCCAGCTCAACCAGAGCATTGGCCAGGACGAACAACGCCAAAGCGCCTTGCTCAACCTGCAAAAGAATGCCGGCCAGTTGCAGCAACAATTGCAAGCCGCCCAGGACGCCAGTCAGCAGGCTCGCCAGCAGTTGATCGACCAGCAACGGGAGCTGGCCAACGACCGCGAGCGCCTCGACGAGGAGCTCAACGGGTTTACCAGTTTGGTGCCTGGCGAGACCCTCGAAGGCCTGCGCAACGATCCGGCAAACACCTTCCTGCAACTGGACCAGCACGTCAGCCAACGCTTGGAGCAGTTGGACCATCAGCGCGAAGAACAGCTCGAGCAACAGCAACGGCAGCAGGCAATCGACAAGGAACAGGACCGCCAACAGCATCGCCAACAACAGCGGGACGTGCTGCAACAGCAGTACAACGAACTGGCCACGCAACAACAGGCCGCGCAGGAAAAGCTGGCCGCCTTGGTGGGCGAACACGGCAACGCCGAACACTGGCAACAGCAGTTGGAGCAGGCGGTGGAACAGTCACGCCAAAGCGAGAGCGACGCCAACCAGCAGTTGCAGCAAACGCGCGACGCCTTGGTGCAATTGGCCGCCGACCTCAAGGCCCAGCAGGAACGCCAGCAGGCCCTGCAAGCCGAACAGCAAAGCCTTGACGCCCGTCTCAACGACTGGCGCGCCCTGCATCCAGAGTTGGACGATGCCGGTCTCAACCGGTTGCTGGCCTTCGACGATGCCCAGGTCAGCGCGCTGCGCCAGCAGCTGCAACACAGCGAGAAAGCCGTCGAACAGGCCAAAGTGCGGCTGCAAGAACGCGAACAGCACCTGGCCGAACACCAGGCACTGCACAACGGCAATCTGGAGGCTGAACAGTTGGACGCCACCTTGGCCGCGCTCAACCAGCAATTGGCCGACAGTGAGAAACACTGCGCCGAACTGCGCGCGCGCCAGGCCGAAGACCAGCGCCGCCAGGACGCCAACCACGCCCTGGACGTGCAGATCGCCAAAGCCTATGAGGAATGGCAACGCTGGGGCCGCCTGAATGCACTGATCGGCTCGGCCAGCGGCGACACCTTCCGCAAGATCGCCCAGGCCTACAACCTCGACCTGCTGGTGCACCACGCCAACGTGCAACTGCGCCAACTGGTGCGCCGCTACCGCCTCAAGCGCGGCGGCAGCATGCTCGGTCTGCTGGTGCTCGATACGGAAATGGGCGACGAACTGCGCTCGGTGCACTCGTTGTCGGGTGGCGAGACGTTCCTGGTGTCCCTGGCGCTGGCGTTGGGCCTGGCGTCAATGGCGTCAAGCACCTTGAAGATCGAATCGTTGTTTATCGACGAAGGCTTCGGCAGCCTCGACCCGGAGTCGCTGCAATTGGCGATGGACGCCCTGGACGGCTTGCAGGCCCAGGGCCGCAAAGTGGCAGTGATCTCCCACGTGCAGGAAATGCACGAACGTATCCCGGTGCAGATCCAGGTCAAGCGCCAGGGCAATGGGCTGAGTACGCTGGAGGTCAAGTAA
- a CDS encoding DUF6124 family protein — MNKKIVPDPPRFTPDRELFDRALSHYLQPASPPSFSVHHDLSFEDALAQICDLLRCAAATAAATTQGLTGDPRHMAAATEHLIDNAKTLADRALDCLQAH; from the coding sequence ATGAACAAAAAAATCGTCCCCGACCCACCCCGCTTCACCCCCGACCGCGAACTCTTCGACCGCGCCCTGAGCCACTACCTGCAACCCGCCTCCCCGCCGTCCTTCAGCGTGCACCACGACCTCAGCTTCGAAGACGCCCTGGCGCAGATCTGCGACCTGTTGCGCTGCGCCGCCGCCACCGCAGCAGCCACCACCCAAGGGCTGACCGGCGACCCGCGCCACATGGCCGCCGCCACCGAGCACTTGATCGACAACGCCAAAACCCTGGCCGACCGCGCGCTGGATTGCCTGCAAGCGCATTGA
- a CDS encoding exonuclease SbcCD subunit D C-terminal domain-containing protein — MRLFHTSDWHLGQNLHGQERDFEHACFLEWLLRQIGVHHPDALLIAGDIFDTVNPPLKAQERLYDFIISAHEQNPQLTIVMIAGNHDSGSRIELPAPLMRRLRTHALGRVLWLDDGQLDAERLLIPLPDAKGKIAAWCLALPFLRPAEVTGAQLGDDYLHGIGQVHEWLIAAANAKRKKGQALIAISHAHMAGGSVSEDSERSLIIGNAEALPAKLFDKSVGYVALGHLHKPQKVNGEERIRYSGSPIPLSFSEIGYKHQILDVTFQGERLVGVEPLLIPRSVNLQRLEAAPLADILKQLADLPDIDLLAETQRHPWLEVRVRLDEPQPDLRQQIESALQGKAVRLVRIAAEYAGKRDSDGTDEERLIELDQLTPQELFSRAWQDSYGSEVDEQTLKDFAVLLQEVQQEGEQP; from the coding sequence TTGCGTCTGTTCCACACCTCCGACTGGCACCTGGGCCAAAACCTCCATGGCCAGGAACGCGACTTCGAACACGCCTGTTTCCTTGAGTGGCTATTGCGCCAGATCGGGGTGCATCATCCGGATGCGCTGCTGATCGCCGGCGATATCTTCGATACGGTCAATCCGCCGCTCAAGGCCCAGGAGCGGCTGTATGACTTCATCATCAGCGCCCACGAACAAAACCCGCAGTTGACCATTGTGATGATCGCCGGCAACCACGACTCCGGCTCGCGCATCGAGTTGCCTGCGCCGTTGATGCGCCGTTTGCGCACCCATGCCTTAGGGCGCGTGCTGTGGCTGGATGATGGCCAACTGGATGCCGAACGTCTGCTGATCCCGTTGCCGGATGCCAAGGGCAAGATCGCCGCGTGGTGCCTGGCATTGCCATTCCTGCGCCCGGCGGAAGTCACCGGCGCACAGCTGGGTGACGACTACCTGCACGGTATCGGCCAGGTGCATGAATGGCTGATCGCGGCGGCTAACGCCAAACGTAAAAAAGGCCAGGCGCTGATCGCCATCAGCCATGCGCACATGGCCGGTGGGTCGGTGTCGGAAGATTCTGAGCGCAGCCTGATCATCGGCAATGCCGAGGCGCTGCCGGCCAAACTGTTCGACAAAAGTGTCGGCTATGTTGCCCTCGGCCATTTGCACAAGCCGCAAAAGGTCAATGGCGAAGAGCGTATTCGCTACAGCGGCTCGCCGATTCCGTTGTCGTTTTCCGAAATTGGCTACAAGCACCAGATTCTCGACGTGACCTTCCAGGGCGAACGACTGGTCGGCGTCGAGCCGCTGCTGATCCCCCGTTCGGTCAACCTGCAACGCCTGGAGGCCGCGCCCCTGGCCGACATCCTCAAACAGCTGGCCGACCTGCCCGACATCGACCTGCTCGCCGAAACCCAGCGCCACCCCTGGCTGGAAGTGCGCGTGCGCCTCGACGAGCCGCAACCCGACCTGCGCCAGCAGATCGAATCCGCGCTGCAAGGCAAGGCCGTGCGCCTGGTGCGCATCGCCGCCGAGTACGCCGGCAAGCGCGACAGTGATGGGACTGACGAAGAGCGTCTGATCGAACTCGACCAACTCACGCCCCAGGAGCTGTTCAGCCGCGCCTGGCAGGACAGCTACGGCAGCGAAGTGGATGAACAGACCTTGAAGGATTTCGCCGTGCTGCTCCAGGAAGTGCAACAGGAGGGCGAACAGCCATGA
- a CDS encoding tetratricopeptide repeat protein: protein MIDLWPHWFRPWWLLLLPLLGWLLWQLWHRQKRAGRWQMILPPAFHAVLLSGGSGRESRSPWVMLGIAWLLAVLALLGPSWQRVEQPSQKPSDPLVVLLELTPEMLATDSPPNRLEQARRKLYDLLQARSDAQTAIVVYAGSAHTLVPLSDDLATSRNLLEALRPSLMPESGHRADLAVDKALGLLKQGGLGQGRLLLIGSSLSKQERQGIRLLLQSGQAPSLSILGIGSREGTPVTQESGEFLKDEQGAILVPRLDSPTLKAFANEMGGHYRAARLDDKDLRQLGMLDAPQTLRDNGQLLHLDTWADQGYWLLLPLLLLAACAGRRGWLFCLPLLLLTAPQPSYAFGLQDLWLRPDQQGQYLLKKKRPAEAAEHFEDPQWQGVALYEAGNYAEAIKRFAQSNDAYAHYNRGNALAKSGELEAAIDAYEQALEAQPDLEPALKNKALVETLLQEQSQAAPEQPADNGDDETSQPGQTAQPGASGQSATGGEPSAEGPGEAASGDAQAGGTGQAGGNEVPGSELGDEQTTTPPLRPSDTSLDGERRQALEQWLQEIPDNPGELLRRKFWYEQQQHQDKTR from the coding sequence ATGATCGACCTGTGGCCGCATTGGTTCCGCCCCTGGTGGCTGTTACTGCTACCGCTGCTCGGCTGGTTGCTGTGGCAGCTGTGGCACCGGCAAAAACGCGCCGGGCGCTGGCAGATGATCCTGCCGCCGGCCTTCCACGCCGTGCTGCTCAGCGGTGGCAGCGGTCGCGAAAGCCGCTCGCCGTGGGTCATGCTCGGCATCGCCTGGCTATTGGCCGTGCTGGCGTTGCTCGGCCCCAGTTGGCAACGGGTCGAACAGCCCAGCCAGAAACCCTCCGACCCATTGGTGGTGTTACTGGAACTGACCCCGGAAATGCTCGCCACCGACAGCCCGCCCAACCGTCTCGAACAGGCGCGGCGCAAGCTGTATGACCTGTTGCAGGCGCGCAGCGACGCGCAAACCGCCATCGTCGTGTACGCCGGTAGCGCCCACACCCTGGTGCCGCTGTCGGACGACCTCGCCACCAGCCGCAACCTGCTCGAAGCCCTGCGTCCTTCACTGATGCCCGAGTCCGGCCACCGCGCCGACCTGGCGGTGGACAAAGCCCTGGGCCTGCTCAAGCAAGGGGGGCTCGGCCAGGGCCGCCTGCTGCTGATCGGCTCGTCGCTGTCCAAACAGGAACGCCAGGGCATCCGCCTGTTGCTGCAAAGTGGCCAGGCACCGAGCCTGTCGATCCTCGGCATCGGCAGCCGCGAAGGCACCCCGGTGACCCAGGAAAGCGGCGAATTCCTCAAGGACGAACAGGGCGCAATCCTCGTGCCGCGCCTCGACAGCCCCACCCTCAAGGCGTTCGCCAACGAAATGGGCGGACACTACCGCGCCGCCCGCCTGGATGACAAAGACCTGCGCCAACTCGGCATGCTCGATGCCCCGCAAACCCTGCGCGACAACGGTCAACTGCTGCACCTCGACACCTGGGCCGACCAGGGTTACTGGCTGTTGCTGCCCTTGCTGCTGCTCGCCGCCTGCGCCGGACGCCGCGGCTGGCTGTTCTGCCTGCCCCTGCTGCTGCTGACCGCGCCCCAACCCAGCTACGCATTCGGCCTGCAAGACCTGTGGCTGCGCCCCGACCAGCAAGGCCAATACCTGCTCAAGAAAAAACGCCCCGCCGAGGCCGCCGAACACTTCGAAGACCCGCAATGGCAAGGCGTAGCGCTGTACGAAGCGGGTAACTATGCCGAAGCGATCAAGCGCTTCGCCCAAAGCAACGACGCCTATGCCCACTACAATCGCGGCAATGCCCTGGCCAAGTCCGGCGAGCTGGAAGCTGCGATCGACGCCTACGAACAAGCCCTGGAAGCCCAACCCGACCTGGAACCGGCGCTGAAAAACAAAGCCCTGGTGGAAACCCTGTTGCAGGAACAGAGCCAGGCCGCCCCCGAGCAGCCGGCCGACAACGGGGATGACGAAACCAGCCAACCCGGCCAAACTGCACAACCGGGCGCCAGCGGGCAAAGTGCCACTGGCGGCGAACCTTCCGCCGAAGGACCGGGCGAGGCCGCCAGCGGCGACGCCCAGGCCGGCGGCACCGGGCAAGCCGGTGGCAATGAGGTGCCGGGCAGCGAACTGGGCGACGAACAAACCACCACGCCACCGCTGCGCCCCAGCGACACCAGCCTCGACGGCGAACGCCGCCAGGCCCTGGAACAATGGCTGCAGGAGATCCCGGACAACCCCGGCGAGCTGCTGCGACGCAAATTCTGGTACGAACAGCAACAACATCAGGACAAGACTCGATGA